The DNA region CGCGCGCGCCGCCTGCAGCGCCACCGCCGCGCCGACGCCCGAATGCGCCACCCCGGTGTCGCTGCGGCTGATGCTGTCCGGCCCGGCGCAGGTCGATGCGTGGTATGCGCGCGCGGTCTCCAACGGCGCCGCCCCCGACATGGCGCCGACCAGCGCCTATTGGGGCCTGCGCTTCGCCGCGGTGCGCGATCCGTTCGGCC from Blastochloris tepida includes:
- a CDS encoding VOC family protein, coding for MAFYRAAFDAVERRCLAGRDGIVVHAEIMINRGLIVLSDARAACSATAAPTPECATPVSLRLMLSGPAQVDAWYARAVSNGAAPDMAPTSAYWGLRFAAVRDPFGHRWILQARTEAE